The Plutella xylostella chromosome 27, ilPluXylo3.1, whole genome shotgun sequence genome segment GCGGGGGGCTCCCTCACAGTCACCTTGTCCTCACAGCTCcctgaaaacataattataaccataattatatacctacctacacgtagtccatattttttatgagaaATTCCTGATcgcataaaatgtatggatcgCATAaggataaaatttatattcttAAGGCAGGTAAGATAGACAATaatgttgaaaaaaaatcTCACTCTTTTACTGGGGGTTGACTACAAAGAAAAAGCAATTCTTCTACTTTTTAAATAGACATTGATTAAGTAACATTCTTTTGCCTCAGAAAATTGAAGATGCTTCGTATAAAGTACCACATATTCACAtagatattatgtagatatttaCCCAATTGTACTCTACCATACTTAACTAccgtaaataataaagcttaCCATAGTAAAATAGCACAGTCATAATTAGTAacttcatactgaaaactatcACTTTCCTGTTTATTACCTGtcaaaaagtaagtaaaaattgcGATGGCCAAGCCATGGCCAtcgcaattttatttattgtagctTTTTTACTTGTCTACGGTGAAGCAATGAGGACGGATATATAAAagtacaaggtgttgcaatagtggtaaataattatagtaaaggTGAAAATCTACAACTCTTTGTGTCTTGTCTATCCTTTTTAACACACTGCATTGCATGTCATACGCTACGTAAGTTCCTAGGTATTGTACATACTGACCTGACATAGATACAGCGTCGAATGCGCCAGTGaagtgacacaccatcttgttcttatattgttaatctaaggtatGTAGAGTAGAACATGGGAAatgttgttaaattttatattataatatagttaagtacctagttactgaACAATGTTTTTTACAACACCGCCGTGTAATTTTAATCGCTAGGTACCTTTAGTTTTGCAAGAGAACTCTAGGGCACAACAAATGTGTAAAAGGTTTCGTATATTTCTACATACgtcttttttataaactttattcgtacctacatagttttaATGTACCAAATGGGGCCAAGGaaagatataaaaaatcataagttgttaaaaatacatttaatttcaatataagACAAAATTTCGAAGTCATCAACATCATTAAGTTAAACTACCTCACAAAAGTTGCACGGAATGAGTCTGAGTCACCCCTCTTCAGGTAACTACATTATCTACATATACCACTCCGGCAACATcctatatgtataataggAAAAAAACCATATGAaccataataaatttataaaattatgttaaattacaaaactttaaattatttaattaaactgtTTTCAAGAGGATGGACACAAAtctatggaagctgggaccagcaccaatagaaatgagtgaaacgtcgttgaaaaggttttttttttgcagaatatgaataagaGAAGCGACtcctgatttactgtccaattagaataatcatACCTTGAAAGtggttatattttatttctgtaattttcatgtttttgttattttttgccattcattttttaatttttattattacaaatgatcatcattcattttaatattattatattttattatatcaataaaataaacctgTTGAAAGTAATATCtcccattttaaaaatacgtgttcacgtgtattacgccctaactgtcatcaggagagagagtgcaatgtcTATGAAAAATACTTGCTTCCGAcgaatttatttcaaaatggaccaCTTATAAATACGGATTTgacgtaaaatatttttttgctaacttgaaaagagctatccaacgatgtgtgactcatctttattggtcccaaaacgcccatccTCTTTTTAACACTAAAACTATAGCTCgacaacttcgtgcgcgaccctccttgcggggtgacagacgcggaggggacgaggtacccaagacgacagcgggtagcatGAGAGGTAGtggggaagggcaacgcgtgcactgcacgtcattattacggcagtctcggccgagCAGTCGAGACGGCCACATGTgtaaaatctgtcataatctgAGTTCGACGCACATGAGACcactgatcctgagaccattagtcttaggatgagtgttgaggccggAGCCTCCACAATCGTTggaatatttaggtacctttttaaaaatttaattatattataattaggtacctatctataattcgtcaacaaaataacgttaaaaataacaaatcgtataatttcTCAAATtaaggggcttcttgtagaacagcgtaccggatcagtcctGCTACGCGGCTGcggcgcagtcagatacgaaaaagtaaacaacaaagacgaagagtccatatgacagtgcgtcagttgtcagttcttgtaactaggaaagcaaccaaaattgaAGGTGGAAGATGATAATCTTTTTCATTAAAGAAAATGGAAGTCACTGATGATTCTGGTGAAATCGAAGTTTTGGAAcactctagtacattatacttcaaagtaggtatatttttttttgtttttgttttagatttataattgaagttaatgaaaacgatgatgaagatgggGATGACGACGAccatgaacaagttcaaacagagagtgaacataaaagtgacatagaaattgttttataaaataaaacactttttcatacatacttaaataaattcaaattggtagatattctgaaggtagaCATcctaattttaatgctgtcaaactataaattttaagctaaatatgacattaacgggaacactcatagaatcaaattttacttactcttacattacgtcagaaatagttacaagctatcgcgagattaatccgggcacacttttctacgtgtgtagcatgtcgtgctacctcgcccccgccacgtctctcaccccgcaaggagggtcgcgcacgaagttgtcAAGCTATATCatcttacttaaaaaaaaaatcagatTTCGGAAAACAATATCCAAATTGACGTTGCGAAGGCGAGTAGCATCAGACTGGTGACGTCAGCTGCCACGGCGGTGTTGTGACTGTTCTTGTGCACAGCCACAACCTGGTTTTGACTAACCTGgaaagttttaaattataatgtaaatcgAGGGTATCATCTTCCtactgtacttacctacctaatttcatCAAATTTGCTCACCATACTGAGGTCTTGTTCGTCATAAAGAaatgttaagagaagaaacTATTTAAGGGGGGGCATTCTCAGCCGTGGGGTGCAAGGGAGCAGTACAGGGAGGCACCGGCCCaaggttctattctatttctatatttCATTATACTACTTACAGTGTTGTTGATCCAGTTGGTGTAGCTAGAGACGCGCATGAACACATGAGGGTAGAAGGAATCATCGCATGTCTTAACAAACGCGGCCACCCCCACCACCACCCCGTTGTACACCAGGGGACCACCTGAGTCACCCATACAAACACCGGCTCCTGTAAGGCACAAACTCTTATTGTTAGAGGAGCTATGGCGGCTTGACGAGTCTGGAAAATACCCAACATGTGTGGACACAAACTTTCTCACAAACACTCATGAATCCCGTGACTTCGAAGCGGGTCGGTTTTTCATGAAACCTCAAACGCACTCGATAAAACTCGTCAAACGTACCTCCAACATCAAGCAGCGCCGCGCAGAGCCTGGAGTCTGGGGCCCGAGCCCCCCACCGCGCGGCGCAGGTGTCTCGGTCCACCGTGCGCAGCCCCACGTGCCGCAGGCCGAGGGGAGTTGATTCGATGCAGTTCATCTACGGGTTGTTACAGTAGTGGTAAAGGAAGCCGACAGAAATTGAGGTATCATGCCAGACATGGGAATTAATATATccgtttattattaaataagatattaggtcattatttacctatagatGCCGATAAAATCCGGAAGGTGAAGTGCTAGATACTCACATCAGTCTGTCCCCACCCGACAGCTACCACAGACGCGTTGTCCGGGACCACATACCCCCCCGGGGGGATGACGGCTGGCTGCACCGAGCTGCTCTTGTAGTTGCTCACACTGGTCGGCAGCACCAACACTGCCACGTCGTTGTCGTAACTCTTCAAATATTTGTAGTCCTCGTGGACCACAGTCTTGGACGTCGCATGCTTTGAGCCTCCGCGGTCATTGTAGGTGGATCCGACGCGAATGACAACTTTAGATGCCCTCAAGATGGTAGTGCCAGTAACAGCTGTAGTGTCTTTGATTTTTCTGGAAAGATTTTATAGGTATGGTAAAGTACCTAGATCATTCACAGCATGACTTGATACTGCAGTGGCGAAGGGTCCATACAACACTATATCCATCGGTTTCTCTATTGGATCGACTAatttgatatttaatattataatatgcacCATCCCTGTTGCTGACGCCCCGTCAACGAGGACGACATGAATGATGGCGGCGCTTGAGACGCAGTCATGGGCATGTTAAGAGGGAAGTATACCTTGGCAATCCTAGCTAAATAGGAATTATATTTGAAAACATTTGCTATCGCTTGTGCACTAGAGATGCCCGATTTTATGGCTTCAATCGATGTTTTGGATCATAACGGATCGTAACTCTGTGAATCGATTCTCTAGCTGAATCGTATCGCTATTTTCATGGttgcatttaaaataaaaataaaaaactttataaaaacaCTAGATACTGGATAGGGATGAAAATtaagtgaaactttggcagcacAATCGAGTGTATTGTATCTGACTTAACCTGACCAATCAACTTATTGGGGAACAAAATGGTGAACGAACCAATACCAAAATCAATAAGAGCTGGGTACTTTCATTTTACGGTGATACGATTTTTTCATACGATCTTCTCTGTATACCCTATCTGCCTGAAGATCGCATTCCAATGAATCGATTCAAAAAATCGGTAGATCGGGCATGCCTATTGTGCACTCATTCCCTCATCCACTCGGGCACGGGTGCGATTAGAAAACAGTTTTCACCAAGGACCTATCAACAAATCTCTTTGATTTTGATGTCGATCGCTTCTGCataattataggtatgtaggtttcgttttttttttatgtacggtggcctgcgcctaaaagtatacaggcggagtttttaaaataacgatCTTAAGCTCACATGGTgttcaagcacatccacataaacaccactgctacacacatcacacacaacacgtccccggatttataacagatgaagctggtcccttcatcatcagggatcgattttaaaaactccgcctgtatacttttaggcgcaggccaccgtacctacgGTTTATGTTCAAAAACGGATTGATTAGACACAGTTTTGATcacaaaaattacgttacTTGAGgtttgaggtgcctataagtttgaatctatatAGCAAATAGGTTCATAGTAATTATTGTGTCattaaacacacacacacactcacgccttgtactaatgtactcccttgcggggtaggcagaggtgcattgctgcatccacttttcgccagagtgttatgttagtcccaatgtaatagggggcgggcctattgtcATTTTACGGGCTTGTGTCATTATCATTCTAAAAATCTTGGAGATTTGATAATATTAAGAAAtagaaaaaaacctttttttgttttataggtaggtacttcccTCTTTAAATGatgttacaaaataaaatactctATTGTGGAGAATTACGTACAAGTCTCCACTATAGAGTAAATCGTACTAATATTACAAAGGCGAAACATTGTGAGTACGTgggtgtatgtttgttacttctacacgtcaaaacggctgaaccggtTGTAATGAAATTCGGTAGTTATTGAGTTAGCTGACagcctggattaacacataggctacttttaataGCGGAAGTCCTAcgggaaactttttaaggc includes the following:
- the LOC125490743 gene encoding trypsin CFT-1-like isoform X1; the protein is MGFSMKLLIMTVLFYHGSCEDTVTVREPPAPPAPPTNRIVGGHPTTIETYPYMAYLVSHYTNFRKFLRDQADHLESLDPGQPNGPSDAHMNSARKASRIRQKWFKDCGGVILTQHHVLTAAHCLFQKIKDTTAVTGTTILRASKVVIRVGSTYNDRGGSKHATSKTVVHEDYKYLKSYDNDVAVLVLPTSVSNYKSSSVQPAVIPPGGYVVPDNASVVAVGWGQTDMNCIESTPLGLRHVGLRTVDRDTCAARWGARAPDSRLCAALLDVGGAGVCMGDSGGPLVYNGVVVGVAAFVKTCDDSFYPHVFMRVSSYTNWINNTVSQNQVVAVHKNSHNTAVAADVTSLMLLAFATSIWILFSEI